A single genomic interval of uncultured Desulfobulbus sp. harbors:
- a CDS encoding DUF2971 domain-containing protein: MTDDTLYHYCSVSAFASIIKNNLIWLSSLSLSNDYMEGKLTRDAFDRLLKQSDINACNDIANVRRIIHTTEKMFDGLGFCLSQKPDLLSQWRGYADDGQGFSIGFSKSYIKKLSEKRSQKNPHFKLFDAIYEPSEHEEALKPVFNSIKTFIDSGGLKEPQLFMPNDENMRTVKFLSQNWEFFIKIAFEILPKIYCLKNKAFEEEHECRLISNLMRNFEFSNENMELATATYRVARNRLIPFREVHLVKLGKMKPIKEVYIGPKNITPVHEVERFLYQCGHKDVEVKLSSATYR; the protein is encoded by the coding sequence ATGACAGATGATACTTTATACCATTACTGCTCTGTATCGGCGTTTGCTTCGATTATCAAGAATAACTTAATCTGGCTTTCCTCTCTATCGCTGTCAAATGACTACATGGAAGGCAAGCTTACAAGAGATGCATTTGATCGACTGCTTAAGCAATCTGATATCAATGCCTGCAACGATATTGCCAACGTTCGGCGAATCATTCATACGACCGAAAAAATGTTTGACGGCCTCGGATTTTGTCTTTCGCAAAAACCAGACTTGTTGAGTCAATGGCGTGGATATGCGGATGATGGACAAGGTTTTTCGATAGGTTTCTCCAAATCATATATAAAAAAACTATCGGAAAAAAGGTCACAGAAAAATCCTCACTTTAAACTATTTGATGCTATTTATGAACCAAGTGAGCATGAGGAAGCGTTGAAACCAGTTTTTAATAGTATCAAAACCTTCATTGATTCTGGTGGTCTGAAGGAGCCACAGCTTTTCATGCCGAATGACGAAAATATGAGAACTGTAAAATTCCTATCACAGAATTGGGAATTTTTCATAAAGATAGCCTTTGAGATCTTACCGAAAATTTATTGTCTCAAGAATAAAGCGTTTGAAGAGGAGCATGAGTGTCGTCTAATTTCAAATTTGATGAGAAACTTTGAGTTTAGTAATGAAAACATGGAATTGGCAACTGCTACCTATAGGGTCGCTAGGAATAGATTGATACCTTTTAGGGAAGTCCATTTGGTAAAACTTGGTAAAATGAAACCAATTAAAGAAGTCTATATTGGGCCTAAGAACATTACGCCTGTGCACGAGGTAGAAAGATTTCTCTATCAATGTGGTCATAAGGACGTAGAAGTTAAACTTTCGTCAGCGACATATCGATAG
- a CDS encoding ankyrin repeat domain-containing protein, whose product MHSKILGSLLMLWGVGAFLGIIETILLKNYSTGRLLVICLVQLIICIIPIILGYKIFRRKEYSKSNYTTWIIIILLINLGFSFYYKDKLSLKIAMFKLAVHHITTPKIIEATIKNDVKEINQLIVKGADVNKKDSDGRTAIFYAHNVEIMKILLDAGADVNLISNVGHTLLNSKAGSTNIQSYEATKMLLEHGLTKETINSQKGYWGYNALHRSDICMLCDESKEYTDGYKNVELLIKNGANVNSVNKKGETPIFTVNDKCKRILINNGADIFATNNNNENVLFYIKDFQLFSEITKKGLDYTVINAKNETILHHTFSAEIANLVTQKVDINHKNHEGRTALFWCYYSPDKFKVLLRNNADVNIPNNEGETVLHQYARECRSDKNEYQRNLFKIVEMILETDIDVNHKDNKGKTALDYVRFDKVKKLLTSKGARNS is encoded by the coding sequence ATGCATAGTAAAATTCTAGGCAGTTTATTAATGCTCTGGGGGGTAGGAGCGTTTCTTGGAATAATAGAAACAATACTCTTAAAAAATTATAGTACTGGTCGTTTACTTGTAATTTGCTTAGTACAATTAATAATTTGTATTATTCCAATAATTTTAGGGTATAAAATTTTTAGAAGGAAAGAGTATTCTAAGAGCAATTACACCACATGGATAATTATAATCTTGTTAATAAATTTGGGTTTTTCTTTCTATTACAAAGATAAACTCAGCCTAAAAATTGCAATGTTCAAATTAGCAGTCCATCATATTACAACTCCTAAGATTATCGAAGCGACCATTAAAAATGATGTAAAAGAAATTAACCAGTTGATAGTGAAAGGAGCCGATGTCAATAAAAAAGATAGTGATGGAAGAACAGCTATTTTTTATGCTCACAATGTTGAAATCATGAAAATACTCTTAGATGCCGGGGCAGATGTAAACCTAATCAGCAATGTTGGTCACACTCTTTTAAACTCCAAAGCAGGCTCAACTAATATTCAATCATATGAAGCTACCAAAATGTTACTTGAGCATGGTTTAACAAAAGAAACAATAAATTCGCAAAAGGGCTATTGGGGGTACAATGCACTTCATAGAAGCGACATATGCATGCTTTGTGATGAATCAAAAGAATATACCGATGGCTATAAGAATGTTGAACTACTAATTAAAAATGGCGCGAATGTTAATTCTGTTAACAAGAAAGGAGAAACACCTATTTTTACAGTAAATGACAAATGCAAGAGAATTTTAATAAATAATGGCGCTGATATATTTGCAACAAACAATAACAATGAGAATGTCCTATTTTACATCAAAGATTTCCAGCTGTTCAGTGAGATTACTAAGAAAGGGCTTGATTACACAGTAATTAACGCTAAAAATGAGACAATCTTGCACCATACCTTTAGTGCTGAAATTGCAAATCTTGTGACCCAAAAAGTTGATATTAACCATAAAAATCATGAGGGGCGAACTGCATTGTTTTGGTGCTACTATTCGCCTGATAAGTTTAAGGTCTTGCTCCGAAACAATGCTGATGTGAATATCCCAAACAATGAAGGTGAAACTGTCCTGCATCAATACGCTAGAGAATGCCGTAGTGACAAGAATGAATATCAGAGGAATCTGTTTAAAATAGTCGAAATGATTCTTGAAACTGATATTGATGTTAATCATAAAGATAATAAAGGTAAAACAGCATTGGACTATGTTAGATTTGACAAAGTAAAAAAACTACTAACATCTAAAGGTGCTAGAAACTCTTAG